One window of the Magnolia sinica isolate HGM2019 chromosome 19, MsV1, whole genome shotgun sequence genome contains the following:
- the LOC131234489 gene encoding BEL1-like homeodomain protein 1: protein MATYYHGGSEIQSDGLQTLYLMNPGYIGYSDPQTPANMVFLNSAGNPLNGGNLSHPQQQSQHFVGIPLQGPPSAPPTSQDPGRSSIHNPQHDMPGVHGFMPRLHYNLWAASVDPAHQIPPPDMTPQLGLRRSMGPATTHSAQQGLSLSLSPQQPAYAAAAYRSEPDMPAAPVPPPAISPTSGDDMRISGGLSSSAASAVSNGIPGLQSVLMGSKYLKAAQQLLDEVVSVGKGIKGETNKASKGQMKAGKDPKTVAAAMDASGGGGETSVKRSAAELTTAERQELQMKKAKLVGMLDEVEQRYRQYHHQMQIVVSLFEAAAGFGSAKTYTALALQTISKQFRCLRDAIAGQIRATSKNLGEEECLGGKGEGSRMRLVDHHLRQQRALQQLGMIQHNAWRPQRGLPERSVSVLRAWLFEHFLHPYPKDSDKHMLAKQTGLTRSQVSNWFINARVRLWKPMVEEMYLEETKELEQNGSDEKTSKSEINEEPALNSADPSQRRQNSPTSSEHINNVKTKMDKGGDPNGPLAPNSTSPNHPPTSNMVMGNGRSQACFSLIGSPDTQASFHDKEGNVEGNRKKARNNELQCSDSLTSMSADTDMKSDDTNNREFYLKFANERQSRDGYSLITGGAPNNGGGGGGSGGGFGAFQIGESGRFDPEQFAPRFSSGNNGFSLTLGLPHCENLSLSGTQPTYLSNQNIQLGRRLEMSGEANDFCSLNAPSAAHSAANAYESINIQNRKRFAAQLLPDFVA, encoded by the exons ATGGCTACTTACTACCATGGCGGTTCGGAAATTCAATCCGACGGACTACAGACCCTGTATCTGATGAATCCAGGGTATATCGGGTACTCCGATCCGCAGACGCCGGCAAACATGGTCTTTCTAAATTCTGCTGGAAATCCATTGAACGGTGGGAACCTCTCCCACCCTCAACAGCAGAGCCAGCACTTTGTCGGGATCCCGCTCCAGGGGCCGCCATCAGCACCTCCCACATCTCAGGATCCTGGCCGTTCATCCATCCACAACCCCCAGCACGACATGCCTGGTGTCCACGGGTTCATGCCCCGCCTCCACTACAATCTCTGGGCAGCCTCTGTCGATCCTGCCCACCAGATCCCGCCTCCCGACATGACGCCGCAGCTGGGCCTCCGCCGCTCCATGGGCCCAGCTACGACACACTCCGCCCAGCAAGGACTGTCACTCAGCCTCTCGCCGCAGCAGCCAGCGTACGCCGCTGCGGCGTACCGGTCAGAACCCGATATGCCTGCAGCACCAGTCCCACCACCAGCAATATCCCCTACGAGCGGTGATGATATGCGAATCTCGGGCGGCTTGTCTTCGTCGGCAGCATCGGCGGTCTCGAACGGAATTCCCGGCTTGCAGAGTGTGCTGATGGGATCCAAGTACTTGAAGGCGGCGCAGCAGCTACTTGATGAAGTGGTCAGCGTCGGGAAGGGAATCAAAGGCGAGACGAACAAGGCGAGTAAAGGTCAGATGAAGGCTGGTAAGGATCCGAAGACGGTAGCGGCAGCGATGGATGCTTCTGGTGGAGGTGGTGAGACAAGCGTCAAACGCTCTGCCGCCGAACTCACCACCGCTGAAAGGCAAGAACTTCAAATGAAGAAGGCAAAGCTGGTTGGAATGCTCGACGAG GTGGAGCAAAGATACAGGCAGTACCACCACCAGATGCAGATTGTTGTCTCGTTGTTTGAAGCTGCGGCTGGATTTGGGTCGGCCAAGACATACACTGCTCTTGCCTTGCAGACAATCTCGAAACAGTTTCGATGCTTGAGAGACGCGATTGCAGGGCAGATTCGAGCAACGAGCAAGAACTTGGGAGAAGAAGAGTGCTTGGGTGGGAAGGGAGAAGGGTCGAGAATGAGGTTGGTGGACCATCACTTGAGGCAGCAAAGGGCTCTTCAGCAGCTGGGAATGATCCAACACAATGCCTGGAGACCCCAAAGAGGCCTTCCTGAGAGATCTGTATCCGTTCTTCGCGCATGGCTATTCGAACACTTTCTGCACCC GTACCCAAAGGATTCAGACAAACATATGCTGGCAAAGCAAACGGGGCTTACTAGGAGCCAG GTCTCCAATTGGTTTATAAATGCTAGAGTTCGACTCTGGAAGCCGATGGTCGAAGAAATGTATCTAGAAGAAACCAAAGAACTTGAACAGAATGGCTCCGATGAGAAAACAAGTAAGAGTGAAATCAATGAAGAGCCAGCATTGAATTCTGCTGATCCTTCTCAACGTCGGCAGAATAGCCCTACTTCATCCGAACACATTAACAACGTCAAAACCAAAATGGATAAAGGTGGTGATCCAAACGGTCCTCTTGCTCCAAACTCTACTTCTCCGAATCATCCTCCAACGTCGAACATGGTCATGGGAAATGGTCGCTCCCAAGCTTGCTTCTCGCTCATTGGATCGCCAGACACACAAGCTAGTTTCCATGATAAGGAAGGGAATGTAGAAGGGAACCGAAAGAAGGCAAGGAACAATGAATTGCAATGCTCAGACAGCTTGACATCGATGAGTGCAGATACAGACATGAAATCTGATGACACCAACAACAGGGAATTCTATCTGAAGTTTGCGAATGAGCGGCAAAGCCGCGATGGATACTCTTTAATAACAGGTGGTGCACCGAACAATGGCGGCGGAGGAGGAGGCAGTGGTGGTGGCTTTGGAGCTTTTCAGATAGGAGAGTCGGGGAGATTCGACCCAGAGCAATTCGCGCCTAGGTTCTCTTCTGGCAACAATGGGTTTTCTCTCACTCTTGGACTCCCACACTGTGAGAATCTCTCTTTGTCAGGGACACAACCAACCTACCTTTCCAACCAAAACATACAGCTTGGAAGGAGGCTGGAGATGAGTGGCGAGGCTAATGATTTTTGCAGCTTGAACGCTCCGTCGGCAGCTCACTCAGCAGCCAATGCCTATGAAAGCATCAACATTCAAAACAGGAAGCGGTTTGCAGCTCAGCTGTTGCCGGACTTTGTAGCTTGA